The window ACGGTTTTGCAGCGCCTGCATCAGCGGCAGATAGCTTAAATCGGCGGCGTAGCGCGCGGCATGGACCAGCACCACATTTTTGAAGCGATCTAAATCTTTACCCAACTGCAGAATCGACAGGTAAGGGCCGATGGCGGTGCCGGTTGCCAGCATCCACAGGGTGTCGCAGTCGGGAATTTCATCCAGCACAAAGAAACCAGCAGCTTCGCTTACCACCTGCACTTCATCGCCGGGCTTCAGCGCCGCCAGACGCGGACTCAGTTTGCCATCGGGAACGGTGACAAGGTAAAACTCCAGATCGGGATTGTCGGGAGCATTCACATAGGAGTAAGCGCGCTGAACGCGCTCGCCGTCAATCTCCAGCCCAAGCTTGGT is drawn from Citrobacter rodentium NBRC 105723 = DSM 16636 and contains these coding sequences:
- the fpr gene encoding ferredoxin--NADP(+) reductase, with translation MADWVTGKVTKVQNWTDALFSLTVHAPVQPFTAGQFTKLGLEIDGERVQRAYSYVNAPDNPDLEFYLVTVPDGKLSPRLAALKPGDEVQVVSEAAGFFVLDEIPDCDTLWMLATGTAIGPYLSILQLGKDLDRFKNVVLVHAARYAADLSYLPLMQALQNRYEDKLRIQTVVSRETAPGSLTGRVPALIENGELEKAVGLPMDKETSHVMLCGNPQMVRDTQQLLKETRQMSKHLRRRPGHMTAEHYW